AGGGGATCGTCATACCCAAGGATCGTTCGGCGCCGCCATCGGCTGCGGCCAGTAAGGCCTCGGCCGGTGCACTGGAGCACATGCGCATTGCGTATGTGACCAATCTGGTGGATGCCATAGTAAGATTGAAAGAAAAGGGCATGTGGGTGGCCGGTGCGGATCGAGATGGTGAACAGTCCATTTTCGAGGCCGATCTGGCGGGACCTTTGGCCATCGTCATTGGTGGTGAAGAAAAAGGATTGCGTCCCCTGGTCCGGAAACACTGTGATTTCATCGTCTCCATTCCGCAGACCGGTCCGGTCGGTTCCCTGAATGCTTCGGCGGCGGCGGCCGTTATCGTCTACGAATCCTTTCGGCAGCGCCTCGTCGCATCGCGGCATGGCGACTGAGCGCTCGTTTAGCCACAAGATTCCAACGAGTGACCGGCCACAAATAGGCAAATTTG
This Desulfatitalea tepidiphila DNA region includes the following protein-coding sequences:
- the rlmB gene encoding 23S rRNA (guanosine(2251)-2'-O)-methyltransferase RlmB is translated as MDVLYGYHPVLEALRARRRRIGKVCLGKGKGAPRRQAIADAAGQAGAAVEWIAAQQITAIVGHPRHQDVCAQASPYPVVTLEALMDEITKSSRPPWLLLLDQVVDPQNLGAMARTAHCAGMQGIVIPKDRSAPPSAAASKASAGALEHMRIAYVTNLVDAIVRLKEKGMWVAGADRDGEQSIFEADLAGPLAIVIGGEEKGLRPLVRKHCDFIVSIPQTGPVGSLNASAAAAVIVYESFRQRLVASRHGD